A portion of the Polaribacter cellanae genome contains these proteins:
- a CDS encoding DUF4251 domain-containing protein: protein MRIAILSVLVIFMNCGSTKNTATPHEINELKETLNNKEIEITFNWARPLGLNNNVRGIENLLPPGSTASNINLVGNSNFFRIKRDSLHIDLPYYGQQQMARGYNSESGIKFEGVPDKNNKVFDVKKRAYILKYSFNDKNDNYNAILTLFVNKRSDLRINSSNRTAISYSGNWQERILEKK from the coding sequence ATGAGAATAGCAATATTAAGTGTTTTAGTAATTTTTATGAATTGTGGAAGTACTAAAAACACAGCAACTCCACACGAAATAAACGAATTAAAAGAAACCCTAAACAATAAAGAAATTGAAATAACTTTTAATTGGGCAAGACCTTTAGGATTAAATAATAATGTAAGGGGTATAGAAAATTTATTACCTCCAGGAAGCACTGCAAGTAATATTAATCTTGTCGGAAATTCTAATTTTTTCCGAATTAAAAGAGATAGTTTGCATATAGATTTACCTTATTATGGACAACAGCAAATGGCTAGAGGATACAATTCTGAAAGTGGTATTAAATTTGAAGGAGTTCCAGACAAGAATAATAAGGTTTTTGATGTTAAGAAACGTGCCTATATTTTAAAATATTCTTTTAATGACAAAAATGATAACTACAATGCAATACTTACGTTATTTGTTAATAAAAGAAGCGATTTAAGAATAAATAGTAGTAATAGAACTGCGATTTCTTATAGTGGAAATTGGCAAGAACGTATTTTAGAAAAGAAGTAA
- a CDS encoding pseudouridine synthase encodes MSVTIIFEDEHILCVSKPNNMLVHHAHHSRNIAEETSLLQLIKDEKGLKVYPIHRLDRKTSGIILLAKEKEFVSKFQKLFTNNKIEKTYYGIVRGFSPDEKTIDSPVKGGDANTHKEALTYLQTLEKITLNIPVKPYNSSRYSLVELKPKTGRMHQLRVHANKISYPLIGDPKYGDKNHNVMFEENFNCKKMFLHAGKLEFTHPFSSEKLILKANFPKDWISLFKEFSWKNPLQ; translated from the coding sequence ATGAGTGTAACAATCATTTTTGAAGATGAACACATCTTATGCGTGAGTAAACCCAATAATATGTTGGTACATCATGCACACCATTCTAGAAATATTGCTGAAGAAACTTCACTTTTACAATTAATTAAAGACGAAAAAGGACTGAAAGTATATCCCATTCATAGATTAGATAGAAAAACATCTGGAATTATTTTGTTAGCAAAAGAAAAAGAGTTTGTTTCTAAGTTTCAAAAACTGTTTACCAATAACAAAATTGAAAAAACATATTATGGAATTGTACGTGGTTTTTCTCCTGATGAAAAAACAATCGATTCTCCAGTAAAAGGAGGAGACGCCAACACACATAAAGAAGCTTTAACTTATTTACAAACGTTAGAAAAAATAACTTTAAATATTCCTGTAAAACCTTACAATTCTTCAAGATATAGTTTGGTGGAATTAAAACCAAAAACAGGAAGAATGCACCAGTTAAGAGTCCATGCGAATAAAATTAGTTATCCATTAATTGGCGACCCCAAATATGGCGATAAAAACCATAATGTAATGTTTGAGGAAAATTTTAATTGTAAAAAAATGTTTTTGCATGCTGGAAAATTGGAGTTTACACATCCGTTTTCTTCCGAAAAATTAATTTTAAAGGCGAATTTTCCAAAAGACTGGATTTCTTTATTTAAAGAGTTTTCTTGGAAAAATCCACTACAGTAA
- a CDS encoding CPXCG motif-containing cysteine-rich protein, producing the protein MEQQHFFQCPYCWEEISMILDASIHSQTYIEDCEVCCNPIEVSPTFKQGKLIDFRFLSIEQ; encoded by the coding sequence GTGGAGCAGCAACATTTTTTTCAATGTCCTTACTGTTGGGAAGAAATTTCTATGATTTTAGATGCGAGTATTCACAGTCAAACCTATATAGAAGATTGCGAGGTTTGTTGTAACCCTATAGAAGTTTCGCCAACTTTTAAACAAGGAAAGTTAATCGATTTTCGTTTTTTGTCTATTGAGCAATAG
- a CDS encoding alpha-ketoacid dehydrogenase subunit alpha/beta, with product MTDKIIYTTNSINKKKLLELYKNMLKPRLIEEKMLILLRQGKISKWFSGIGQEAISVGVTSALYKEEYILPMHRNLGVFTTREIPLHRLFSQWQGKMSGFTKGRDRSFHFGTQEYNIVGMISHLGPQLGIADGIALANILKNNSKLCAVFSGEGGTSEGDFHEALNVASVWNLPVLFCVENNGYGLSTPTSEQFNCEHIADKGIGYGIESYIIDGNNILEVFSKVSEIAKSVRKKPRPILLEFKTFRMRGHEEASGTKYVPQDLLDLWAAKDPLENYQAFLKQENILTEKLEISYKEEIIQEINEGLKTAYAEKAIVSNQKIELSDVYKKYDYKAISPSLEKKNVRFIDAVSEGLYQSMEKYDDLVIMGQDIAEYGGVFKITDGFVEKFGKKRVRNTPICESAIVSAAYGLSVNGMKAVVEMQFADFVSSGFNPIVNLLAKSNYRWNENADVVVRMPCGAGVGAGPFHSQTNEAWFTKTPGLKVVYPAFPQDAKGLLIEAINDPNPVLFFEHKALYRSVYQEVSENYFTTEIGKAALLQEGNKITIISYGAGIHWVLEALEKKPDISADIIDLRTLQPLDVDTIYKSVKKTGKAIIVQEDSLFGGISSDISALINENCFEFLDAPVKRVASLETPIPFQPDLEKEYLGKSRLEKSIEELLVY from the coding sequence ATGACTGATAAAATTATCTATACTACAAATTCTATCAATAAAAAGAAGTTATTAGAATTGTATAAAAATATGCTAAAACCTCGTTTAATTGAGGAAAAAATGTTAATTCTTTTACGTCAAGGTAAAATTTCGAAATGGTTTTCTGGAATAGGGCAAGAAGCAATTTCTGTAGGAGTAACTTCTGCTTTGTATAAAGAAGAATATATTTTACCAATGCACAGAAATTTAGGCGTTTTTACCACAAGAGAAATTCCTCTACATCGTTTATTTTCTCAATGGCAAGGAAAAATGAGCGGTTTTACCAAAGGTAGAGATCGAAGTTTTCATTTTGGAACACAAGAATACAATATTGTAGGCATGATTTCGCATTTAGGACCTCAATTGGGTATTGCAGATGGAATTGCACTCGCCAACATACTAAAAAACAACAGCAAACTTTGCGCCGTTTTTTCAGGTGAAGGTGGTACAAGTGAAGGCGATTTTCACGAAGCTTTAAATGTAGCCTCAGTTTGGAATTTACCCGTTTTATTTTGTGTGGAAAATAATGGTTATGGCTTGTCTACACCAACTTCCGAGCAATTTAATTGCGAACATATTGCAGATAAAGGAATTGGTTATGGAATAGAAAGTTATATAATCGATGGTAATAATATTCTAGAAGTATTTTCGAAAGTAAGCGAAATTGCAAAAAGTGTTCGAAAGAAACCACGACCTATTTTGTTGGAATTTAAAACATTTCGAATGCGAGGTCATGAAGAAGCGAGTGGAACAAAATACGTTCCACAAGATTTGTTAGATTTATGGGCGGCAAAAGATCCATTAGAAAATTATCAAGCATTTTTAAAACAAGAAAATATTTTAACCGAAAAATTAGAAATTTCCTATAAAGAAGAAATTATTCAAGAAATAAATGAGGGTTTAAAAACAGCATATGCAGAAAAAGCTATTGTTTCAAACCAAAAAATAGAGCTGAGTGATGTTTATAAAAAATACGATTACAAAGCAATTTCTCCATCTTTAGAAAAAAAGAATGTTCGTTTTATTGATGCTGTTTCTGAAGGTTTGTATCAATCTATGGAAAAATACGACGATTTGGTAATTATGGGGCAAGACATTGCTGAATATGGGGGTGTTTTTAAAATTACAGATGGTTTTGTAGAAAAATTTGGAAAAAAACGTGTTAGAAATACACCAATTTGCGAATCTGCCATTGTTTCTGCTGCTTATGGCTTATCTGTAAATGGAATGAAAGCAGTTGTAGAAATGCAGTTTGCAGATTTTGTTTCCTCAGGTTTTAACCCGATTGTAAATTTATTGGCAAAATCTAATTATAGATGGAACGAAAATGCAGATGTTGTTGTAAGAATGCCTTGTGGAGCAGGAGTTGGAGCTGGACCATTTCATAGCCAAACCAACGAAGCTTGGTTTACAAAGACACCTGGCTTAAAAGTGGTATATCCTGCATTTCCTCAAGATGCAAAAGGATTATTAATTGAAGCGATTAACGACCCAAACCCTGTTTTGTTTTTCGAGCACAAAGCCCTGTATAGGTCTGTTTATCAAGAAGTTTCCGAAAATTATTTTACAACAGAAATTGGTAAAGCAGCGCTTTTACAAGAAGGAAATAAAATTACAATTATTAGTTATGGAGCTGGAATTCATTGGGTTCTAGAAGCTTTAGAAAAAAAACCTGATATTTCTGCGGATATTATCGATTTACGTACATTGCAACCTTTAGATGTAGATACTATTTACAAATCTGTAAAGAAAACAGGAAAAGCAATCATTGTTCAAGAAGATTCTCTTTTTGGGGGAATTTCAAGCGATATTTCTGCGCTAATTAACGAAAATTGTTTTGAGTTTTTAGATGCACCTGTAAAAAGAGTTGCAAGTTTAGAAACTCCCATTCCTTTTCAGCCAGATTTAGAAAAAGAATATTTAGGTAAGAGCCGATTGGAAAAATCTATTGAAGAATTATTAGTTTATTAA
- a CDS encoding Lrp/AsnC family transcriptional regulator: protein MKKFILDEIDHQILDILIENARTPFTDIAKQLLVSAGTIHVRVKKMEDEGIIQGSTLTLNYEKMGYSFIAHVGVYLEKTSMTQSVIENLRSIPNVTVAYVTAGKYNIFCKVRAKGTNDAKDIIYQIDDVPGVNRTETMIALEESINDKKRMMHAIFKEL from the coding sequence ATGAAAAAGTTTATCTTAGACGAAATCGACCATCAAATTTTAGATATTTTAATTGAAAATGCAAGAACACCTTTTACAGACATCGCAAAACAGCTATTAGTTTCTGCAGGAACCATTCATGTTCGTGTTAAAAAAATGGAAGACGAAGGTATTATTCAAGGCTCTACACTAACATTAAACTACGAAAAAATGGGCTATTCTTTTATCGCTCATGTTGGTGTGTATTTAGAAAAAACATCTATGACACAGAGTGTTATCGAAAATTTAAGATCAATTCCAAACGTAACTGTAGCTTATGTAACTGCAGGAAAATATAATATTTTCTGTAAAGTAAGAGCTAAAGGAACAAACGATGCAAAAGACATTATTTATCAAATAGATGATGTTCCTGGAGTAAACAGAACAGAAACAATGATTGCTTTAGAAGAAAGTATTAATGATAAAAAGAGAATGATGCACGCTATTTTTAAAGAATTATAG
- a CDS encoding M14 family zinc carboxypeptidase, protein MKILANEFLESIYQNEKESTLSGKWITYKDIENLFKKYQPTFEVTQIGTSEEEKPIQQLKIGTGSKKILLWSQMHGNESTGTKALFDLFNCFLNNREELSTILKACTLVFIPMLNPDGAQVYTRINANGIDLNRDAVDKKAKESKLLRKILEEFNPQFCFNLHDQRTIFNVEGTKNPATISFLAPSEEVTRSLTKGRTETMNVIVAMNKMLQNVIPNYVGRYTDEFYPTATGDNFQKLGFNTILIESGHFPNDYIREESRKYTFFSILQGIYHIATAINFNLYKEYFSIPNNNKIFYDVIHRYPNSKDDVAYQYQDIIMNNKLVSKLVKVDEKVLKSKIGHSEIVFESEKF, encoded by the coding sequence ATGAAGATATTAGCCAACGAATTTTTAGAATCTATTTATCAAAATGAAAAAGAAAGTACTCTTTCTGGAAAATGGATTACTTATAAAGACATCGAAAATCTTTTTAAAAAATACCAACCAACTTTCGAAGTAACACAAATTGGAACTTCTGAAGAAGAAAAACCAATTCAGCAATTAAAAATCGGAACAGGTTCTAAAAAAATTCTTTTGTGGTCGCAAATGCATGGAAACGAAAGCACAGGAACCAAAGCATTATTCGATTTATTCAATTGTTTTTTAAATAATAGAGAAGAGCTTTCGACAATTTTAAAAGCATGTACATTGGTTTTTATACCTATGTTAAACCCAGATGGAGCCCAAGTGTACACAAGAATAAATGCGAATGGTATAGACTTAAACAGAGACGCAGTAGATAAAAAAGCAAAGGAAAGTAAATTGTTGCGTAAAATTTTAGAAGAATTCAATCCACAATTTTGCTTTAATTTACACGATCAAAGAACTATTTTTAATGTCGAAGGCACTAAAAATCCTGCAACTATTTCTTTTTTAGCGCCTTCAGAAGAAGTAACCAGGTCTTTAACAAAAGGAAGAACAGAAACCATGAATGTAATTGTAGCGATGAATAAAATGCTACAAAATGTAATTCCTAATTATGTGGGTAGATATACAGACGAATTTTACCCGACAGCAACTGGAGATAATTTTCAAAAATTAGGTTTTAACACCATTTTAATTGAATCTGGGCATTTTCCAAACGATTATATAAGAGAAGAGAGTAGAAAATATACATTTTTTTCAATTTTACAAGGAATTTATCATATTGCAACTGCCATTAATTTTAATCTTTATAAAGAATACTTTTCAATACCTAATAATAATAAAATTTTCTACGACGTAATTCATAGGTATCCAAATTCTAAAGATGATGTTGCTTATCAATATCAAGACATAATTATGAACAACAAATTAGTTTCAAAATTGGTAAAAGTAGACGAAAAAGTGTTAAAGTCGAAAATAGGACACTCCGAAATCGTTTTCGAAAGCGAAAAATTTTAG
- a CDS encoding helix-turn-helix domain-containing protein: MINNVEFTERLKKVMEYHQLSASTFADKVGVQRSSISHILSGRNKPSLDFILKVTSEFLDVDIHWLLNGKGNYPKIENSSTTPSPSLFDDTNPVSGKRIQRIVVFYNDGTFDEYKK; encoded by the coding sequence ATGATAAACAATGTTGAATTTACTGAAAGACTAAAAAAAGTAATGGAATACCACCAATTATCTGCTTCTACTTTTGCAGATAAAGTAGGTGTGCAACGTTCCAGTATTTCGCACATTTTGTCAGGAAGAAATAAACCGAGTCTAGATTTTATTTTAAAAGTAACTTCCGAATTTTTGGATGTAGATATTCATTGGTTATTAAATGGAAAAGGAAACTATCCTAAAATAGAAAACTCGAGTACTACTCCATCTCCTTCTTTATTTGACGACACTAATCCTGTATCAGGAAAAAGGATTCAAAGAATTGTGGTTTTTTATAACGATGGTACTTTTGATGAGTATAAAAAGTAA
- a CDS encoding transposase translates to MKCNTAFQFFPLSENYDAHYARFLEGDLGKIYSAIPWNDLVSSFGISEQSKGRNYLFSPKGRLGLMFLKHYANCSDRKLIEQLNSNLDYQFFCDIELGFERLTNYKIVSQIRCELAEKLDINSIEKILFNSWKNEIENPNQIVMDATCYESEVRYPSIQKLLWESVHWLYNQLRKTCSILGVKMIRSKYIKWKKRYQGFSKMRRKTKSKRISLTRGLLNLLSKFINFEKELSENHNIEFIALYYKRINTIQRIYKQQKDHFDTGEKIKDRIVSIQKDYIRPIVRGKEVKPVEFGAKVNKVQIDGISFIEHINFNAFHEGNRFIQTVQKAQGLTRKKVKIAGADKIYATNKNRKHCSSKNIETDFIPKGKKPKNHKEKKQLRAIIAKERATRLEGSFGKDKEYYHLRKIKAKTKKNEILWIFFGIHTGNALEIGRRKIAKTAQQVA, encoded by the coding sequence CTGAAATGCAACACCGCATTTCAATTTTTTCCCCTCAGCGAGAATTATGATGCTCATTATGCGCGATTTTTAGAGGGAGATTTAGGTAAAATCTACTCTGCAATTCCTTGGAATGATTTAGTTAGCTCTTTTGGTATTTCTGAACAATCAAAAGGGAGAAACTATCTTTTTAGTCCTAAAGGAAGACTAGGTTTAATGTTTTTAAAACATTATGCTAATTGTTCAGATAGAAAATTGATTGAGCAACTAAACTCGAATTTAGACTATCAATTTTTCTGTGATATAGAACTAGGTTTTGAACGCTTAACAAACTATAAAATAGTGAGCCAAATACGTTGTGAATTAGCAGAGAAACTCGATATTAATTCCATAGAAAAAATTCTATTCAACTCTTGGAAAAACGAAATTGAAAACCCCAATCAAATTGTAATGGATGCTACTTGTTATGAAAGTGAAGTTCGTTACCCTAGCATCCAAAAATTACTTTGGGAGTCGGTTCATTGGTTGTACAATCAATTACGTAAAACCTGCTCTATATTAGGGGTTAAAATGATTAGAAGTAAATATATCAAGTGGAAAAAACGTTATCAAGGATTTAGTAAAATGCGAAGAAAAACCAAGTCGAAACGTATTTCATTAACCCGAGGTTTACTCAATCTGTTAAGTAAATTTATCAACTTTGAAAAAGAGTTGTCAGAAAATCACAATATTGAGTTTATAGCTTTGTATTATAAGCGAATAAATACAATTCAAAGGATTTACAAACAACAAAAAGATCATTTTGATACAGGAGAAAAAATCAAAGATAGAATTGTAAGCATTCAAAAGGATTATATTCGTCCTATTGTTCGAGGAAAGGAAGTAAAACCTGTTGAATTTGGAGCAAAAGTTAACAAAGTTCAAATTGATGGAATTAGCTTTATCGAACATATTAACTTTAATGCATTTCATGAAGGAAATCGTTTTATTCAAACAGTCCAAAAAGCACAAGGATTAACTCGAAAAAAAGTAAAAATAGCTGGAGCAGATAAAATTTATGCCACCAATAAAAATAGAAAACACTGTAGTTCTAAGAACATAGAAACAGACTTTATCCCCAAGGGAAAAAAGCCGAAAAATCATAAAGAAAAAAAGCAACTTAGAGCTATTATCGCAAAAGAAAGAGCTACAAGATTAGAAGGTTCTTTTGGAAAGGATAAAGAATATTATCACTTACGAAAAATAAAAGCCAAAACTAAAAAGAATGAAATTCTATGGATATTCTTTGGAATACACACAGGGAATGCTCTTGAAATTGGCCGAAGAAAAATAGCTAAAACAGCACAACAAGTAGCCTAA
- a CDS encoding M1 family metallopeptidase, whose protein sequence is MKIQKSFFYIFLFIVSFSFAQNSTNYKAEREKVYDLVHTKLKVDFNFDKKELNGEAWLTLKPHFYSTNKLVLDAKAMVIKQVTLNDKKLNFTNDDFQLRVDLPKNYTKDEEFTIYIEYTARPEKVKDKATNTISTSKGLYFINANGADRNKPTQVWTQGETEGSSCWFPTIDAPNQKTSQEIYITVPNKYKTLSNGLLVNQTKNGNNRTDYWKFDKKHAPYLFFLGVGEFEVIKDIYKNIPVNYYVEKEYAPFAKEIFGNTPEMMQFFSDKLGVEFPWSKYSQIVVRDYVSGAMENTTAVVHGDQAYQTAGQLIDENKQENTIAHELFHHWFGDLVTTESWSNLALNESFANYGEYLWRAHKYGKEDVEMYQFENTKLYFEGQNKDKSLIRYNYNDKEDMFDLVSYNKGGAILHMLRNYVGDEAFFASLKAYLTKYKYQTAEAHQLRLIFEEVTGKDLNWFFNQWFFGKGHPNIEISYDYNMIRKTVTVNILQQQAETFQFPFAIDIFEGTKRTRHHVFVNGNDASFTFSFNKQPTFIQVNADGVLLCEINENKVLNDYIFQLKNAQFFAHRREALLEVAKKQEEKKAFNAIVEAMDDPAYKIRILALENIDLINKSAKRNAIEKIKQLATKDPKTLVRASAIETLGKLIDPEVKPIFINALESKSYAVLGKALVAMYYIDKPLAFKKSKELPDEVRKILATPLTRIFIQSNDDTELPFIAKSVVSGMFLFGDDTTKALYQTAFKKISKSNDTEAIQNLVSDMVVKGNQYKSFNFDKVVINLMRTMVQEQEKSKNSNKIKHVAIIKEAMAKLLE, encoded by the coding sequence ATGAAGATTCAGAAATCCTTTTTTTACATTTTTCTATTTATTGTTAGTTTTAGTTTTGCACAAAATTCTACAAATTATAAAGCAGAAAGAGAGAAAGTTTACGATTTAGTTCATACAAAATTAAAGGTAGATTTTAATTTTGATAAAAAAGAATTAAATGGAGAAGCTTGGCTTACATTAAAACCGCACTTTTACAGCACAAACAAACTTGTTTTAGATGCAAAAGCGATGGTAATTAAACAAGTAACTTTAAATGATAAAAAATTAAATTTTACAAACGACGATTTTCAATTAAGGGTAGATTTACCAAAAAACTATACAAAAGACGAAGAATTTACAATTTATATCGAATATACAGCTCGTCCAGAAAAAGTAAAAGACAAAGCAACTAATACTATTTCTACTTCTAAAGGTCTATATTTTATCAATGCCAATGGAGCAGATAGAAACAAACCCACCCAAGTTTGGACCCAAGGAGAAACCGAAGGCAGTAGCTGTTGGTTTCCAACGATTGATGCTCCAAACCAAAAAACATCACAAGAAATTTACATTACAGTTCCTAACAAATACAAAACACTTTCGAATGGTTTGCTGGTAAATCAAACAAAAAACGGAAACAACAGAACCGATTATTGGAAATTCGATAAAAAACATGCTCCTTATTTGTTTTTCTTGGGAGTTGGCGAGTTTGAAGTAATAAAAGATATTTATAAAAATATTCCCGTAAATTATTATGTAGAAAAAGAATATGCGCCTTTTGCAAAAGAAATTTTTGGAAATACCCCAGAAATGATGCAGTTTTTCTCAGACAAATTAGGTGTAGAATTTCCTTGGAGCAAATACAGCCAAATTGTCGTAAGAGATTACGTTTCTGGAGCTATGGAAAATACAACAGCAGTGGTTCATGGAGATCAAGCCTACCAAACTGCAGGACAATTAATAGACGAAAATAAACAAGAAAATACGATTGCTCACGAATTGTTTCATCATTGGTTTGGCGACTTAGTAACTACAGAAAGTTGGAGCAACTTGGCTTTAAATGAATCTTTTGCGAATTACGGCGAATATCTTTGGAGAGCACATAAATACGGAAAAGAAGACGTAGAAATGTATCAATTCGAAAATACAAAGTTGTATTTTGAAGGGCAAAATAAAGATAAAAGTCTAATTCGTTATAATTATAACGATAAAGAAGACATGTTCGATTTAGTAAGCTACAATAAAGGTGGTGCTATTTTACACATGTTGCGAAATTATGTTGGAGACGAAGCTTTTTTCGCAAGTCTAAAAGCATATTTAACGAAGTATAAATACCAAACTGCAGAAGCACATCAATTACGTTTAATTTTTGAAGAAGTTACAGGAAAAGATTTAAACTGGTTTTTTAATCAGTGGTTTTTTGGAAAAGGACACCCGAATATCGAAATTTCTTACGATTACAATATGATAAGAAAAACCGTAACTGTAAATATTCTGCAACAACAAGCAGAAACCTTTCAATTTCCTTTTGCTATCGATATTTTCGAAGGAACCAAAAGAACCAGGCATCATGTTTTTGTGAATGGAAATGATGCTTCGTTTACATTTTCATTTAACAAGCAACCTACATTTATTCAAGTAAATGCAGATGGTGTTTTGTTATGTGAAATTAACGAAAATAAGGTATTGAATGATTATATTTTTCAATTGAAAAATGCACAGTTTTTTGCACATAGAAGAGAAGCTTTACTAGAAGTTGCAAAAAAACAAGAAGAGAAAAAAGCTTTTAATGCAATTGTAGAAGCAATGGATGACCCTGCTTACAAAATAAGAATTTTAGCGTTAGAAAACATAGACTTAATTAACAAATCTGCGAAGAGAAATGCGATTGAAAAAATTAAACAATTAGCAACTAAAGACCCAAAAACATTAGTTCGAGCAAGTGCAATAGAAACTTTAGGAAAATTAATAGATCCTGAAGTAAAACCAATTTTTATAAATGCATTGGAAAGCAAATCGTATGCAGTTTTAGGAAAAGCCTTGGTGGCTATGTATTATATAGATAAACCATTGGCGTTTAAAAAATCGAAAGAATTACCAGATGAAGTTCGTAAAATTTTAGCAACACCTTTAACACGAATATTTATTCAGTCTAATGACGATACAGAATTACCTTTTATCGCAAAAAGTGTAGTTTCTGGAATGTTTTTATTTGGAGATGATACTACAAAAGCACTATATCAAACAGCATTTAAAAAGATTTCTAAAAGTAATGATACTGAGGCAATTCAGAATTTAGTTTCGGATATGGTTGTAAAAGGAAATCAATACAAAAGTTTTAATTTCGATAAAGTTGTCATCAATTTAATGCGAACGATGGTACAAGAACAAGAGAAATCTAAAAATTCTAACAAAATAAAACACGTTGCCATTATTAAAGAAGCAATGGCTAAGTTGTTGGAATAG
- a CDS encoding DUF4252 domain-containing protein, producing MRKLTTICTLLFLVVFASSCKDEKSLQQYFIDVQEKEGFVNGDLPVSSLLTLKTDVSNDVKETIKSIKKINVAYFVKTADNEATYQKEKATLKNVFSSKAYKNLMTMKMNGMNMKVYYTGNTDSLDEVILFGYEDKSGVGVARLLGDNMNPTKIIEMLNSVKFDEDGASLEQFANIFKEK from the coding sequence ATGAGAAAATTAACCACAATATGTACTTTGTTGTTTTTGGTTGTTTTTGCAAGTTCTTGTAAAGACGAAAAATCACTTCAACAATATTTTATAGACGTTCAAGAAAAAGAAGGTTTTGTAAATGGAGACTTACCTGTAAGTTCTCTATTAACTCTAAAAACAGATGTTTCTAACGATGTAAAAGAAACCATAAAAAGCATTAAAAAAATTAATGTTGCTTATTTTGTTAAAACAGCAGATAACGAAGCTACATATCAAAAAGAAAAAGCAACTTTAAAAAATGTTTTTTCTAGCAAAGCTTATAAAAATTTGATGACTATGAAAATGAATGGAATGAATATGAAGGTGTATTATACTGGAAATACAGACTCTTTAGACGAAGTAATTCTTTTCGGTTATGAAGACAAAAGCGGAGTTGGAGTCGCAAGATTATTAGGCGATAATATGAATCCTACTAAAATAATTGAAATGCTAAACAGCGTTAAATTCGATGAAGATGGAGCTTCTTTAGAACAATTTGCAAACATTTTTAAAGAAAAATAA
- a CDS encoding DUF4252 domain-containing protein: MKKLIILLAFIVVPMATSAQSFFDSLEDIDGVDMVVVNKDMFELLSKFKPEKLKDNKAMQVFEMIKDLNSLKVFSTDNKSIAEKMDFIVGKAIKSQNLTELMRIKEDDSRIKIYVKSTKNKDFVSEVLMFIKDVDKKTKGTLDAKIVSLTGNIDINKMSDLADTFTNGKSKK; this comes from the coding sequence ATGAAAAAATTAATAATATTATTAGCGTTTATAGTTGTACCAATGGCAACAAGCGCACAGTCGTTTTTCGACTCATTAGAAGATATCGATGGAGTAGATATGGTTGTTGTAAACAAAGACATGTTCGAACTTTTATCTAAATTTAAACCAGAAAAATTAAAAGATAATAAAGCTATGCAAGTTTTTGAAATGATTAAAGACTTAAATAGTTTAAAAGTTTTTTCTACAGACAATAAATCTATTGCAGAAAAAATGGATTTTATAGTAGGAAAAGCAATTAAATCGCAAAACTTAACAGAGTTAATGCGAATTAAGGAAGACGATTCTCGTATTAAAATTTATGTAAAATCTACAAAAAACAAAGATTTTGTTAGTGAAGTTCTAATGTTTATTAAAGATGTAGATAAAAAAACGAAAGGTACTTTAGATGCTAAAATCGTTTCTTTAACAGGAAATATAGATATTAATAAAATGTCGGATTTAGCAGATACATTTACAAACGGAAAAAGTAAAAAGTAA